From the Polynucleobacter sp. MWH-UH35A genome, one window contains:
- the lptG gene encoding LPS export ABC transporter permease LptG, translating to MKLLFPFIYERYLAKQIYAAFGFILFALVALFLFFDILSELGSVQGAYTLPLALLHVLLKAPSRISEIIPIAGLIGSIYVFAMLASQSEFTILRIAGLDVKRGLITLTKISLPLVALTLIMSEWVGPYTEAKSDQIRMKAMGSAYSSQFRTGVWVKDRLRDEDGIGPVRPGVRYVNVGKVDKDNEIRNIRMYEFDDTYHLLSIRSAVSGQFDETGVWVLNDVTETRFKETKQSDPLNPVFSAQTFTHPIVTLESEVTPQILSVLLISPEKMSIVSLGRFISHLRDNKQDAQRHSIAFWKKVVYPFTIFVMLTLALPFAYLKVRAGSVGIKVFGGIMLGMSFQLFNSLFSNVGLLGSWPALLTALTPPLLYFLLALIGLRWVSKA from the coding sequence ATGAAATTACTGTTCCCTTTCATTTATGAGCGCTATCTAGCGAAGCAAATTTACGCTGCATTTGGTTTTATCTTATTTGCTTTGGTGGCACTGTTTTTATTCTTTGATATTTTGAGTGAACTTGGCTCCGTACAGGGCGCTTACACACTACCCTTGGCGCTGCTGCATGTTCTTCTGAAGGCGCCAAGCCGCATCTCCGAGATTATCCCCATTGCAGGTTTGATTGGCAGCATCTATGTATTTGCCATGCTGGCTAGCCAGTCTGAGTTCACCATTCTTCGCATCGCTGGGCTCGACGTAAAACGTGGCTTGATCACGTTGACCAAAATTTCACTGCCATTAGTTGCGCTCACCCTCATCATGAGTGAATGGGTAGGCCCTTACACTGAGGCCAAGTCCGATCAGATTCGCATGAAAGCCATGGGCTCAGCCTACTCCTCCCAATTTAGAACGGGTGTTTGGGTAAAAGATCGCTTGCGTGATGAAGATGGTATTGGCCCAGTTCGCCCAGGCGTGCGCTATGTCAACGTAGGCAAGGTCGATAAAGACAATGAAATTCGCAATATTCGCATGTATGAGTTTGACGATACCTATCATCTTCTGTCGATTCGGAGCGCAGTCTCTGGGCAGTTTGATGAAACGGGGGTCTGGGTATTAAATGACGTAACAGAAACTCGATTCAAGGAAACCAAGCAGTCCGATCCTTTAAACCCAGTTTTTTCTGCGCAAACATTTACGCACCCAATAGTGACTCTGGAATCAGAGGTCACGCCACAAATTTTGAGCGTGCTGTTAATTAGCCCCGAAAAAATGTCGATTGTCAGTCTCGGTCGCTTCATTTCTCATCTACGTGATAACAAACAAGATGCGCAGCGACACTCAATCGCCTTCTGGAAAAAAGTAGTTTATCCATTCACTATTTTTGTGATGCTTACCCTAGCGTTACCGTTCGCCTATTTGAAGGTTCGTGCCGGTAGCGTCGGCATTAAAGTGTTCGGCGGCATCATGCTCGGAATGAGTTTTCAGCTTTTCAACTCCCTATTCTCAAACGTAGGCCTTTTGGGCTCTTGGCCAGCCCTCCTCACAGCCCTCACTCCACCATTGCTGTATTTCTTACTGGCACTAATTGGATTGCGCTGGGTTTCTAAGGCTTAA
- a CDS encoding malonyl-CoA decarboxylase domain-containing protein — translation MLEKLAKARYFSRVTGAVNRLISERGESNAVSMADDVINNYRKLSKDQHAKFFTFLFEKLNPDPSAVVAAAQNFSAEASARNYIKLQRVTEPPRQELFRRLNRATNGTAALVSMRRDLLQILEKQPELTAVDFDLRHLLSSWFNPGFLKMHQVDWKSPAEILEKLIQHEAVHAIDGWDDLRRRLQPDRRCFAFFHPQLPNEPLIFVEVALLPEIPAVITPLVDKKAETVHQTSQYKVAAFYSISNCEPGLRGVSMGNFLIKRVAEQLHAEFPGLKTFVTLSPIPGFIDWIAAGADIGGEKAGTQLKPAVRSAREQSLEVLGLANRSWTERLSSGWHPDNATEKEKAALLCLASIYLGLGSAGRNGNPVAKFHLGNGAKLHQINWAGDLSRKGLRQSASLMVNYLYDLSSVEENHERFTHGEIDYSRAVGRLMQV, via the coding sequence ATGCTTGAAAAGCTAGCAAAAGCCCGTTACTTTTCCCGCGTTACAGGCGCGGTCAATCGCCTCATTTCTGAGCGGGGCGAATCGAACGCTGTAAGCATGGCCGATGATGTGATTAATAACTATCGCAAGCTATCTAAAGATCAGCATGCAAAATTCTTTACTTTTTTATTTGAAAAACTCAATCCTGATCCTTCAGCAGTAGTGGCGGCTGCACAAAATTTTTCGGCAGAAGCGAGTGCCCGTAACTACATTAAATTGCAGCGCGTTACTGAGCCACCAAGACAAGAATTATTTCGTAGGCTGAACCGTGCAACTAATGGAACTGCTGCGTTAGTTAGTATGCGTCGTGATCTGCTACAGATTCTTGAAAAGCAGCCTGAGTTAACGGCAGTTGATTTTGATTTGCGCCATCTTTTGTCGTCTTGGTTTAATCCAGGTTTCCTAAAGATGCATCAAGTTGATTGGAAGTCTCCCGCAGAAATTCTGGAGAAGCTTATTCAGCATGAGGCGGTGCATGCAATTGATGGCTGGGATGACCTGCGCCGCCGCCTACAGCCTGATCGTAGATGCTTTGCATTCTTTCATCCACAGCTTCCAAATGAGCCATTGATATTCGTCGAAGTTGCGTTGTTACCTGAAATCCCAGCAGTTATCACGCCGTTGGTAGATAAGAAAGCAGAGACGGTTCATCAAACATCGCAATATAAGGTGGCTGCTTTTTATTCAATCAGCAACTGTGAGCCTGGCTTGCGGGGTGTTTCGATGGGCAACTTTCTGATCAAGCGTGTGGCTGAGCAATTACATGCAGAGTTCCCGGGACTCAAGACTTTTGTAACCCTTTCCCCGATTCCAGGTTTCATCGATTGGATTGCTGCCGGAGCAGATATCGGTGGCGAAAAAGCTGGCACTCAACTCAAGCCTGCAGTACGTTCTGCACGTGAGCAGTCTTTAGAGGTTTTGGGATTAGCAAATCGCTCCTGGACCGAACGTTTAAGTTCAGGATGGCATCCCGACAATGCTACTGAAAAAGAAAAGGCGGCATTACTCTGTCTGGCAAGTATTTATTTGGGATTGGGCTCGGCCGGTCGTAACGGTAATCCAGTAGCCAAGTTTCATCTAGGTAACGGGGCCAAACTGCACCAAATTAACTGGGCTGGAGACTTGTCGCGCAAGGGATTAAGGCAGTCGGCTTCTTTGATGGTGAATTACTTATACGATCTTTCATCGGTTGAAGAAAATCATGAGCGCTTTACCCATGGAGAGATTGATTATTCCCGTGCAGTTGGTCGCTTGATGCAGGTTTAG
- a CDS encoding LysR family transcriptional regulator has translation MLNEELTLRKLEILCSFVRTGSLSKTAEELHLSSVSIHKALHSLESGVGCPLFIKEGRLLKPLPAASYLAEASADLLADVDRILKKTRSKAGVESGQIRLGSMYSLTANLIPRMIMGTKVRRPDLDIDLYLGSNEDLMKKLTEGSVDAVVIAVPNKDLPDGVQVVSLFEDHLYLASSKTSKPTATSVDLSDYQDEKFLTLQDGFATTSGFYEAFQLAGFKPNVVMKVGDIFSLMNMVSGELGRSLLPGRVKALMGNAIEFTPLLPKYQVTQHIGLMYLQANESNPNILALAAEARMLHRNNP, from the coding sequence ATGCTGAATGAAGAGCTCACGCTACGTAAGTTAGAAATTCTCTGTTCATTTGTGCGAACGGGAAGTCTTTCTAAAACGGCGGAAGAATTGCACTTGAGTTCAGTCAGCATCCACAAAGCCTTGCACTCGCTTGAGTCGGGGGTTGGTTGCCCCCTTTTTATTAAAGAGGGGCGACTATTAAAGCCTTTACCAGCCGCTAGTTACTTGGCGGAAGCTAGTGCTGATTTGCTAGCAGATGTTGATCGCATTCTTAAAAAAACCAGATCAAAAGCCGGAGTTGAGAGTGGGCAAATCCGTTTGGGTTCTATGTACTCTTTAACTGCCAACCTGATTCCGCGGATGATTATGGGCACTAAAGTTCGTAGACCTGATTTGGATATCGATTTATATCTGGGCTCCAATGAAGATTTAATGAAAAAGCTGACAGAAGGAAGTGTTGACGCAGTTGTCATCGCAGTGCCAAACAAAGATCTTCCTGATGGGGTGCAAGTTGTCTCCCTTTTTGAAGATCACCTGTATTTAGCATCTTCGAAAACTAGCAAACCCACTGCTACCAGTGTTGATTTGTCTGACTATCAGGATGAAAAGTTTCTGACCCTGCAGGATGGCTTTGCAACTACCTCGGGTTTTTATGAGGCTTTTCAACTGGCTGGATTTAAGCCTAATGTGGTCATGAAAGTTGGCGACATCTTTTCTTTGATGAATATGGTTTCGGGTGAGCTTGGTAGATCCTTGCTACCGGGCAGGGTGAAGGCCTTAATGGGTAATGCGATCGAATTCACCCCTTTATTACCGAAGTATCAGGTAACCCAGCACATAGGCTTAATGTATCTTCAGGCTAATGAATCAAACCCCAATATTTTGGCTCTGGCTGCTGAAGCCCGCATGTTGCATCGCAATAACCCCTGA
- a CDS encoding leucyl aminopeptidase produces the protein MQFSTKIFPQADLQSPKLQKSSLKTLLGNATDCLVLAFSKADFDSFAGAKGVKAKVGFLPELDLLLGGSVTHANSVGDLDAKQAAICMLRSEKSWVANGVKAKRVLLVSLGDVHLASERSLMTYSKVARAALKALSGGSIESALWFTPSFAPTHTSDSIAEEVRLTVQYAGDQAYRFGVRQPAMKFKAKDKDDTFKSLVFAGNDACAKELKAAVEQGTSMVEGMNLAKDLGNLPPNVCTPTYLGKTAQGLSKKTSLKVEVLGLKQIEALGMGSFLSVAKGAVTPPQFIVMKHQGGKVGEAPIVLVGKGITFDTGGISLKPGEAMDEMKYDMCGAASVIGTMYSVALMKLKKNVIGVIPTCENMPSGQATRPGDIVKSMSGQTIEILNTDAEGRLILCDALTYVERFKPATVIDIATLTGACVIALGHVHSGLFSEDESLVSELTKAGHASLDTVWRLPLDAAYHEQLKSNFADVANIGGRPAGSVTAACFLSRFTEKYKWAHLDIAGTAWKSGAAKGSTGRPVPLLVNFLLERK, from the coding sequence ATTCAATTTAGTACCAAGATTTTCCCTCAAGCCGACCTTCAGAGTCCAAAACTTCAGAAATCTAGCCTTAAAACCTTGCTTGGCAATGCTACTGACTGTTTGGTTTTGGCATTCTCAAAGGCGGATTTTGATAGTTTTGCCGGTGCCAAAGGCGTCAAAGCAAAAGTCGGATTTTTGCCAGAGCTGGACCTATTGCTCGGTGGCTCTGTTACTCACGCCAATAGCGTGGGGGACTTGGATGCCAAGCAGGCTGCGATATGTATGTTGCGATCTGAAAAATCTTGGGTCGCTAATGGCGTTAAAGCAAAAAGAGTATTGCTAGTTAGCTTGGGTGATGTTCATCTTGCTAGCGAACGTAGTTTGATGACCTACTCCAAAGTAGCACGTGCTGCATTAAAAGCTCTCAGTGGTGGATCGATTGAAAGTGCGCTTTGGTTTACCCCGAGCTTTGCGCCGACTCACACGTCGGACTCTATTGCAGAAGAAGTGCGCTTAACAGTTCAATATGCAGGCGATCAAGCCTATCGTTTTGGTGTGCGTCAACCCGCCATGAAATTTAAAGCCAAAGATAAGGATGACACATTTAAAAGTTTGGTATTCGCTGGAAACGATGCCTGTGCCAAAGAGTTGAAGGCGGCTGTAGAGCAGGGTACTTCTATGGTCGAGGGCATGAACTTAGCAAAAGACTTGGGCAATCTTCCCCCAAACGTCTGCACACCAACCTATTTAGGTAAGACTGCCCAAGGCTTAAGCAAAAAGACGAGCCTTAAAGTTGAGGTGCTCGGACTCAAGCAGATAGAGGCTTTGGGGATGGGCTCATTTTTATCAGTTGCTAAAGGAGCTGTTACACCACCGCAATTTATCGTGATGAAGCATCAGGGTGGCAAAGTGGGAGAGGCGCCGATTGTCTTGGTGGGTAAAGGCATCACTTTCGATACTGGCGGCATCTCATTAAAGCCGGGCGAAGCCATGGATGAAATGAAGTACGACATGTGTGGCGCTGCTTCTGTTATCGGCACCATGTACTCCGTTGCTCTGATGAAGTTAAAAAAGAACGTCATTGGCGTTATCCCAACTTGTGAAAATATGCCATCGGGTCAAGCTACTCGTCCAGGGGATATTGTGAAGAGTATGTCCGGTCAGACGATTGAGATTCTGAATACTGATGCAGAAGGCCGTTTAATTCTTTGCGATGCTCTAACCTATGTGGAGCGCTTCAAACCTGCAACAGTCATTGATATTGCTACCTTGACGGGCGCCTGTGTAATTGCCTTAGGTCATGTGCATAGCGGCTTGTTTTCTGAAGATGAGAGTTTGGTCAGTGAGCTCACTAAAGCCGGTCACGCTTCATTGGATACGGTTTGGCGCTTGCCATTAGATGCCGCTTATCACGAGCAGCTTAAATCCAATTTTGCAGACGTTGCTAATATTGGCGGTCGTCCAGCTGGCAGCGTCACAGCCGCTTGCTTCTTGTCGCGCTTTACTGAGAAATACAAATGGGCTCATTTAGATATCGCGGGAACAGCTTGGAAGAGTGGTGCTGCCAAAGGCTCTACTGGTCGCCCAGTTCCCTTATTAGTGAACTTCTTGCTTGAGCGTAAGTGA
- the lgt gene encoding prolipoprotein diacylglyceryl transferase produces the protein MLIHPQFDPAAIRIGSFAIHWYGLMYLMAFVQFLLLGRMRIRSARYVALGWTYKDLEDLLFAGVLGVVLGGRLGYILFYMPGFYLSHPLSIFKIWEGGMSFHGGLLGVLIALYWFAKKRQTTFFVVSDLVAPLVPFGLAFGRLGNFINGELWGRPTDLPWAMIFPLVDSVPRHPSQIYQLLGEGVLLGIVLWIYAARPRRVGQVSGFFLLGYGICRFLAEFAREPDAFLGLLGLGLSMGQWLCVPMILFGVYLMTAFQSKSK, from the coding sequence ATGTTGATTCATCCTCAGTTTGATCCCGCCGCAATTCGTATAGGATCTTTTGCAATTCATTGGTATGGCTTGATGTATCTCATGGCCTTTGTGCAGTTCTTGCTACTAGGTCGTATGCGCATTCGGTCTGCACGGTATGTAGCCCTGGGATGGACTTATAAAGATCTGGAAGACCTTCTTTTTGCTGGCGTACTTGGAGTGGTGCTTGGCGGACGCTTGGGCTACATCCTTTTTTATATGCCAGGCTTTTATTTGTCTCATCCTTTGAGTATCTTCAAAATTTGGGAAGGCGGGATGTCTTTTCATGGCGGCTTACTTGGTGTTCTTATTGCACTCTACTGGTTTGCTAAAAAGCGTCAGACGACGTTCTTTGTAGTAAGTGATTTAGTTGCACCCCTGGTTCCTTTTGGTTTGGCTTTCGGTCGCCTGGGAAATTTTATTAATGGCGAGTTGTGGGGTAGGCCGACCGATTTACCGTGGGCAATGATTTTCCCTTTGGTGGATTCTGTACCGCGTCACCCTTCGCAGATTTATCAGTTGCTTGGTGAAGGTGTATTGTTGGGAATAGTTTTGTGGATTTATGCAGCTAGACCTAGGCGTGTAGGACAAGTTTCGGGATTCTTCCTGTTGGGGTATGGCATTTGCCGATTCCTAGCTGAATTTGCGCGTGAGCCAGATGCTTTTTTGGGTCTGCTTGGTTTAGGTCTGTCTATGGGGCAATGGTTGTGCGTGCCAATGATCTTGTTTGGGGTATATCTCATGACCGCATTTCAATCCAAGAGTAAGTAA
- the purD gene encoding phosphoribosylamine--glycine ligase, whose amino-acid sequence MKILLIGSGGREHALAWKLAQSPQVQTVYVSPGNGGTATAKQTAAGIENLPITGLQELADFAKREKIHLTVVGPEAPLAAGIVDVFRNNGLRIFGPTQLAAQLESSKDFSKAFMKRHGIPTADYQTFSNALEAHAYIDAKGAPIVIKADGLAAGKGVVVAMSLEEAHAAVDMMLADNKLGNAGARVVIEEFLTGEEASFIVLVDGKNVLALATSQDHKRLLDADQGPNTGGMGAYSPAPVVTPEIHARALREVIMPTVQGMKVDGIPYTGFLYAGLMIAPDGKIKTLEFNCRMGDPETQPIMARLRSDLVNALDLAVDGTLNEVELEWDRRTALGVVLAAHNYPDTPRAGDVITGIPADTEDQITFHAGTKLQDGKIVTSGGRVMCIVGLADTVRGAQQKAYEAIRHIQFDGMQYRKDIGYRAIK is encoded by the coding sequence ATGAAAATTCTACTTATTGGATCTGGCGGACGTGAACATGCACTAGCTTGGAAGTTAGCTCAATCACCGCAAGTACAAACGGTGTATGTTTCCCCTGGTAATGGTGGCACAGCCACAGCCAAACAAACTGCTGCTGGTATCGAGAATCTGCCGATCACTGGCTTGCAGGAACTTGCCGATTTTGCCAAGCGCGAGAAGATACATTTAACCGTTGTTGGACCTGAAGCCCCACTTGCGGCAGGTATCGTCGATGTGTTCCGCAATAATGGTCTCCGCATCTTTGGACCAACACAATTAGCGGCGCAATTAGAGTCTTCTAAAGACTTCTCTAAAGCCTTTATGAAACGTCATGGTATTCCAACAGCGGATTACCAAACATTCTCCAATGCGCTCGAGGCACATGCCTATATTGATGCCAAAGGCGCACCGATTGTGATTAAGGCTGATGGCCTCGCTGCCGGCAAAGGTGTTGTAGTGGCAATGAGCCTAGAAGAGGCGCATGCTGCCGTTGACATGATGTTAGCGGACAACAAACTCGGCAATGCAGGCGCTCGCGTTGTGATTGAAGAATTCCTGACGGGTGAAGAAGCGAGCTTCATTGTTTTGGTTGATGGTAAAAATGTTTTGGCCTTGGCAACCAGTCAAGATCACAAGCGCTTACTCGATGCCGACCAAGGACCAAATACCGGTGGCATGGGTGCATACTCCCCTGCTCCAGTGGTTACTCCAGAAATCCATGCGCGCGCATTACGTGAAGTGATCATGCCGACAGTTCAAGGGATGAAGGTAGATGGCATTCCATATACGGGCTTCCTATATGCAGGCCTGATGATCGCCCCTGATGGCAAAATCAAGACTTTAGAATTTAACTGCCGTATGGGTGACCCAGAAACCCAACCCATCATGGCCCGCTTACGTAGCGATCTGGTTAATGCATTGGATCTTGCGGTTGATGGCACGCTCAATGAGGTTGAGTTGGAATGGGATCGCCGCACTGCGCTTGGAGTTGTACTTGCTGCCCATAACTACCCAGACACCCCTCGTGCTGGAGATGTGATTACAGGCATTCCTGCGGATACTGAAGACCAAATTACGTTCCATGCCGGCACTAAATTACAAGACGGCAAGATAGTCACCTCGGGTGGACGTGTCATGTGCATTGTTGGACTTGCGGATACCGTCCGTGGCGCTCAACAAAAAGCCTATGAAGCAATCCGTCATATTCAGTTCGATGGCATGCAATATCGAAAAGATATTGGTTATCGCGCTATTAAGTAA
- a CDS encoding CysB family HTH-type transcriptional regulator, giving the protein MNLHQFRFVREAVRQNFNLTTAAKALFTSQPGVSKAIIELEDELGVEIFRRHGKRIRSLTEPGKRILSSIERILDEVETLKRVGKDFASQDQGSFVIATTHTQARYALPKVLTEFTKRFPKVKVSIQQGSPGQIAELLTHDRADIAIATEGIANTPGVLALPGYQWQHVLIVPLSHPLLNQATLTLEEIAKYPIITYDKAFAGRSKIDAAFAQRNIAPDIILEAIDADVIKTYVETGMGIGIVAGHAYDPDRDRNLKVIPAGHLFGNNVTHLGVKQGAYLRSFVYTFIELFSPTLTKKIVEQAMNNESETYEI; this is encoded by the coding sequence ATGAATCTTCACCAATTCCGTTTTGTAAGAGAAGCTGTTAGGCAGAACTTCAACCTAACTACGGCCGCCAAGGCACTCTTTACTTCTCAGCCAGGCGTATCCAAAGCCATTATTGAATTGGAAGATGAACTAGGCGTAGAGATCTTTCGTCGTCATGGTAAACGCATTCGCTCCCTTACTGAGCCAGGCAAACGTATTTTGAGTTCAATTGAGCGCATTCTCGATGAAGTAGAAACGCTTAAAAGGGTGGGTAAAGACTTTGCGAGCCAAGATCAAGGTAGCTTTGTCATTGCCACTACGCACACGCAAGCGCGCTATGCACTTCCAAAAGTTCTTACCGAATTTACAAAACGCTTTCCAAAGGTCAAAGTCAGCATTCAGCAAGGCAGTCCAGGTCAGATTGCAGAATTACTCACGCATGATCGCGCTGATATTGCCATTGCAACCGAAGGCATCGCCAACACCCCGGGCGTCTTAGCATTGCCAGGATACCAATGGCAACACGTACTGATCGTCCCTTTGAGCCATCCGCTACTAAATCAAGCCACGCTAACGCTTGAAGAGATTGCCAAATATCCAATCATTACCTATGACAAAGCATTTGCTGGTCGCAGCAAAATTGACGCCGCCTTTGCACAAAGAAATATTGCGCCCGATATTATTTTGGAGGCAATTGATGCTGATGTAATTAAAACCTATGTAGAAACAGGCATGGGCATTGGTATTGTTGCTGGTCATGCTTACGATCCAGATCGAGATCGAAACCTCAAAGTGATTCCTGCCGGACACCTATTCGGCAATAACGTAACCCATTTGGGAGTAAAGCAAGGCGCATATCTCAGGTCTTTTGTTTACACCTTCATTGAGCTCTTCTCGCCAACTCTCACGAAGAAAATCGTTGAGCAGGCAATGAATAACGAGTCGGAGACTTACGAAATTTAA
- a CDS encoding DNA polymerase III subunit chi, which produces MARIDFHSNVSDKLEYACRLARKIWSATPESEPVRNIVMVGERADLQKLNELLWSFSNTDFLPHCFIEDEAAAETPIVLTDDFASAALNTIPHADVMIHLGMRMPADVPALVARFPRIVEVVTVNEAERLAGRERYKAYRELGHELHNFDQSKS; this is translated from the coding sequence ATGGCGCGAATCGATTTTCATAGCAATGTGAGTGATAAGCTGGAATATGCTTGCCGCCTCGCTCGCAAGATTTGGAGTGCTACACCTGAAAGTGAGCCGGTGCGCAATATTGTGATGGTTGGGGAGAGGGCTGATCTGCAAAAGTTAAATGAACTACTTTGGTCGTTCAGTAATACAGACTTCTTGCCACACTGCTTTATTGAAGATGAGGCTGCAGCAGAGACGCCTATTGTATTAACAGATGATTTTGCTTCAGCTGCATTAAATACCATTCCACATGCAGATGTGATGATTCATTTGGGGATGCGGATGCCTGCTGATGTCCCGGCATTAGTCGCTCGCTTCCCTCGTATTGTTGAGGTTGTTACCGTCAATGAGGCGGAACGTTTAGCGGGTCGTGAGCGCTATAAAGCCTATCGAGAGTTAGGTCATGAGTTACATAACTTTGACCAATCCAAAAGTTAA
- a CDS encoding YebC/PmpR family DNA-binding transcriptional regulator yields MAGHSKWANIQHRKGRQDEKRGKIWTKLIKEITVAAKLGGGDLTANPRLRLAIDKAKDANMPNDNVQRAIQRGTGSLEGVNYEEIRYEGYGINGAAIIVDCLTDNRTRTVAEVRHAFNKNGGNMGTEGSVAFLFKHCGQMLFAPGTNEDQLMEVALDSGAEDVITHDDGSLEVLTPVPDFSRVQDAITKAGLKPELATVAMRPETEIALEGDQAESMQKLLDALENLDDVQEVFTNAAL; encoded by the coding sequence ATGGCCGGCCATTCGAAATGGGCCAATATTCAGCACCGCAAAGGTCGTCAGGACGAAAAACGCGGCAAGATTTGGACCAAACTCATCAAAGAAATTACCGTAGCCGCTAAATTAGGTGGTGGTGACCTCACCGCAAACCCACGTTTACGCCTGGCAATTGATAAGGCTAAAGATGCCAATATGCCCAACGACAACGTACAAAGAGCGATTCAACGCGGCACTGGCTCGCTTGAGGGCGTGAACTACGAAGAGATTCGCTATGAGGGCTATGGCATTAATGGCGCAGCCATCATTGTGGATTGCCTTACCGATAACCGCACTCGCACCGTTGCAGAGGTTCGCCATGCTTTTAATAAAAATGGCGGCAATATGGGCACCGAGGGTTCTGTTGCATTCCTTTTTAAACATTGCGGACAAATGTTATTTGCACCAGGCACTAATGAAGATCAACTTATGGAAGTTGCTTTGGACTCTGGCGCAGAAGATGTCATTACCCATGATGACGGATCACTAGAGGTGTTAACACCGGTGCCAGATTTTTCAAGGGTGCAGGACGCCATCACCAAGGCGGGTCTTAAACCTGAATTAGCAACCGTTGCAATGCGGCCCGAGACGGAGATCGCCTTGGAGGGCGATCAAGCCGAGAGTATGCAGAAATTATTGGATGCGCTTGAGAACTTGGATGACGTTCAAGAAGTATTTACAAACGCCGCACTTTAA
- the lptF gene encoding LPS export ABC transporter permease LptF, whose protein sequence is MIFKQALRRELSFTTGGVFLVLVTIMVTTLVIRILGFAANGSVNPEDALVLIALATLGYLAVLLTVSLFVATLIVLVRWYKDSEMIVWFASGLSITNLIRPILQFATPLIIVIALLALFVWPWANRESTLISQRFQQRDDVSMVSAGQFKESAKAERVFFIEELDVDKSEVKNIFVADSKNGRLSIAVSSTGYIQNSAGGEKSIVLHNGRRYEGQPTQPDFRILEFNEYSTKIRSKDALAPAPRDREKTISELLNDPNPASANPNRAELLWRIGLPLMALGLVLIAIPLAYVNPRLGNYTAMFYAVLIYLIYSNLLNLTQNFVSQGKVGVFIAIWPIHLLALLIATALIRNRINPSLKWWRRQLPASMAAK, encoded by the coding sequence ATGATTTTTAAACAGGCCCTTCGCCGCGAACTCAGTTTTACGACTGGTGGGGTCTTTTTGGTCTTAGTGACCATTATGGTTACCACTTTAGTCATCCGGATTTTAGGTTTTGCCGCCAACGGCTCAGTGAATCCAGAAGATGCGCTCGTGTTAATTGCCCTAGCAACCCTGGGATATCTTGCGGTTCTTTTAACGGTATCTTTGTTTGTGGCAACCCTGATTGTTTTGGTGCGCTGGTACAAAGATTCAGAAATGATTGTTTGGTTTGCAAGTGGCTTGAGTATCACAAATCTCATTCGCCCTATTCTGCAATTTGCTACACCTCTCATCATCGTCATTGCCTTGCTTGCTCTTTTTGTCTGGCCTTGGGCAAACCGTGAATCCACACTCATTAGCCAACGCTTCCAACAGCGTGATGACGTATCCATGGTAAGCGCAGGACAATTTAAAGAATCCGCAAAAGCGGAACGTGTCTTTTTTATTGAAGAGCTCGATGTTGATAAAAGCGAAGTAAAGAATATCTTTGTCGCAGACTCCAAGAATGGGCGCTTAAGTATTGCGGTCTCATCTACTGGCTACATCCAAAACTCTGCAGGCGGCGAGAAATCTATCGTGTTACACAACGGTAGGCGCTATGAGGGGCAACCCACCCAGCCTGATTTTAGGATTCTCGAATTTAATGAATACAGCACCAAGATCCGCAGCAAAGATGCCTTAGCGCCAGCCCCACGCGATCGCGAGAAAACCATCTCTGAGCTTCTCAATGATCCAAATCCTGCTTCAGCAAACCCCAATCGAGCTGAATTACTATGGCGCATTGGATTGCCATTGATGGCATTAGGCTTAGTGCTCATTGCCATTCCTCTAGCTTATGTCAATCCGCGTCTCGGCAATTACACCGCCATGTTCTATGCCGTCTTAATTTATTTGATTTATAGCAACCTACTGAACCTCACGCAAAACTTTGTATCGCAGGGTAAGGTCGGCGTTTTTATTGCCATTTGGCCAATTCATTTGCTTGCACTCTTAATTGCTACAGCCCTCATTCGCAATCGTATTAATCCTTCACTGAAGTGGTGGCGTCGCCAACTTCCCGCATCAATGGCCGCTAAATGA